In Isosphaera pallida ATCC 43644, the sequence AGAGGGGGCGCTCCGGTTGGCGCGACGGCCGAAATACCCGATCCGCCAACGACAAGGCATCGGGGCCGAACAAGCGGACCACCGCCAGCGCGCCTGGACCTGGAGCGGTCAACCAGACATGACGACAGGTTTGGACCAACGGGGCGTCCATTGACGGATGCGCGGCTCCGGCGACCTCTTTGGCAAGGATCACGTTTCAAAAGCGATTTGAGGTTTGGAACGGAGGCACGGCAAGCAGCGGGATGGTGTCTTAGGCGAGGGAGGCCGGGGGCTGAGTTTTGGGTTTGACTGTGAGATGGGGATGGCTGACGCTGACGCGAGCATCGGCTTCGGCGGCGAGGGCGGCGAGGAGTTCCGGGTTGTCGGCGAAAAGGCGGTGTTCGCCGGAGCCAGTGACGGTCTCAACCCGCGCCCGAGGGATGCGGGGCGGGCCAAAGTGCCAGTTGAACAGAAACTCGCGGGCCAGCTCTTCACCCATTTTCGCTCGAAACAACGGATAACCTGGAGAGTTAATGGCGTGATGGTGTTTGTAACGGACCACGTCAGGATGATCGCCTCCGGAACTCGCCGCAGGCAACGCTGGTTTGTAGAACCGTTCGATCGTTTGATCGAGGTAGGCGCGGAAGGCCGCGCGGACGACCGGCAGGATTTCCAGTTCGGCCGCGCCGTAGATGGCCCAGGGGGTGGCGATCTGATTGAACCATTCGGGCCGCTCGCGGTTTTCGGGGATGGCTTCCTGATAGGGACGGGCCAGCGGTTTGAAAATCGGCTCCATCCGCGCGCGCAGGGGCGAATCAGCGGTGACGGTCTCCACGTCGAGGATGAGGGCATGGCATTTGCGCGCCACCACCACCCACTCGGCCGCGAAGATCGGCAAAAGCTCTGGGCTGGCGGTGGGGTAACACATGATGGTGGCGATGTCGAGCAGAGCCGAACGAACCCGCGCGTACTTAAGATTGAGCCGGCCGCCCACCTCGACCCATCCTTCACTCTCGATCACCAGCGGACGTCCCGACTCGGCTCCCGATCCTCCTAGCTCCATTCGGCGGAAGCGGGTGGGGCGATCCTCGGGAAGCCATCCTAGCGGCCCCAGAAAATTCAGCGCATCGGTTCGGGTCCATCCCACCAGATCAAGCATCGAACTGTCCTCCCCCCTCGAATGGATCGCGTTCCCAGATTCAGTGTAGAACGAAGAGGGAAGCGGCGGCGGCGGAAATCGTCCGCCGCGCCTCGTTCACCAGGCCAGATTGAGCAAGGTGGCCAAGTCGTCGGGCCCGACTGGTCGTGGGTTGGTGTGGTGGCAGTGGTCGGCCAAGGCGAGTTCCACCACGCGGGGAATCATCGAACGATCAAGGCCGCGCGGCTCAAGGTCGCCAAGGCGTCGGGGCAGGGGAAGGCGTTCCAGAACCAGTTCCACCAGCGTCACCAGATGACGCACCCCATCCTCGCCCTGCCCCAGACGCATCCGATCCGCTAGTTCCGCCAGCCGAGGAGCCGCGTTCTGGGCGTTGAATCGGAGAACATGGGGCAACAAAATTGCGTTGAGGGTACCGTGATGCAGAGGAGCAACCGATCCCAGCGCGTGGGACAACGAATGAACTACCCCCAACCCCTTTTGAAACGCGATCCCGCCCAACAACGCGCCAAGCATGACGTCGCGGCGTGCCTCGATGTTGGCTCCATTGGCCACTGCTGCTTCCAACCCTTTGCGTAGCCAGCGGATCGCCTCCAACGCCAGGGCGTCGCAAGGGGGGTGAAATCGTGGCGAGCAGAACGCTTCGATGGCGTGGGTCAAGGCGTCCATGCCGCAGGCGGCGGTGAGGGACGGTGGGCAACTCTTGGTCAATTCCGGGTCGCATAGCGCTACCGAGGGGAACAAAAACTCCGAAGCGATCAACGATTTGCGACCGGTGCGCTTCAGATAAATGATCGCGCCCCGCGCTGCTTCGGAACCCGTCCCAGCGGTAGTGGGAATTGCCATCATCGGTGGAAGTTTGGGTGTAATCAGCGCTTCGCCGCCCAAGGTGAGCGCGTATTGATCGAGCGGAGCGGGATGATGAATCAACAGCCGCGCCGCTTTGGCGACATCCAGCGCCGCACCCCCACCTAGACCGATCACGCCGTCGCATTCCGCGTCGAGATAGG encodes:
- a CDS encoding iron-containing alcohol dehydrogenase codes for the protein MLNSATDAVCPSRVQPPALFGFPNRIWFGDGARRCLAEELERLGIRRPLVVTDPGVRAAGLVDLVLEQRGRRDLPPLFDSVTTEPGEEVVENARVAYLDAECDGVIGLGGGAALDVAKAARLLIHHPAPLDQYALTLGGEALITPKLPPMMAIPTTAGTGSEAARGAIIYLKRTGRKSLIASEFLFPSVALCDPELTKSCPPSLTAACGMDALTHAIEAFCSPRFHPPCDALALEAIRWLRKGLEAAVANGANIEARRDVMLGALLGGIAFQKGLGVVHSLSHALGSVAPLHHGTLNAILLPHVLRFNAQNAAPRLAELADRMRLGQGEDGVRHLVTLVELVLERLPLPRRLGDLEPRGLDRSMIPRVVELALADHCHHTNPRPVGPDDLATLLNLAW